A genomic stretch from Setaria viridis chromosome 1, Setaria_viridis_v4.0, whole genome shotgun sequence includes:
- the LOC117846469 gene encoding large ribosomal subunit protein uL16z, translating into MGRRPARCYRQIKNKPYPKSRYCRGVPDPKIRIYDVGMKRKGVDEFPFCVHLVSWEKENVSSEALEAARIACNKYMTKSAGKDAFHLRVRVHPFHVLRINKMLSCAGADRLQTGMRGAFGKPQGTCARVAIGQVLLSVRCKESNANHAEEALRRAKFKFPGRQKIIRSRKWGFTKFTRAEYLKYKSEGRIAPDGVNAKLYGVHGPLSKRAPGKAFLAENIQVSA; encoded by the exons ATGGGGAGAA GACCCGCTAGATGCTACCGCCAGATCAAGAACAAACCATACCCAAAGTCAAGGTACTGCCGGGGTGTCCCTGACCCCAAGATCAGGATCTATGATGTTGggatgaagaggaagggagtGGATGAGTTCCCATTCTGCGTTCACCTTGTGAGCTGGGAGAAGGAGAATGTTTCCAGTGAGGCCCTTGAGGCTGCCCGCATTGCTTGCAACAAGTACATGACCAAGAGTGCGGGGAAGGATGCCTTCCACCTGAGGGTCAGGGTCCACCCGTTCCATGTCCTTCGCATCAACAAGATGCTTTCATGTGCTGGGGCTGATCGGCTCCAGACTGGAATGAGGGGTGCTTTTGGCAAGCCCCAGGGTACCTGTGCTCGTGTAGCCATTGGCCAGGTCCTCCTCTCTGTGCGCTGCAAGGAAAGCAATGCTAATCATGCTGAAGAAGCCCTCCGCCGTGCCAAATTCAAGTTCCCTGGCCGCCAAAAGATCATCCGCAGCAGGAAGTG GGGCTTCACCAAGTTCACCCGTGCTGAGTATCTCAAGTACAAGAGTGAGGGCAGAATTGCGCCTGATGGTGTCAATGCTAAG CTGTATGGTGTCCACGGTCCCCTGTCCAAGCGTGCCCCTGGGAAGGCATTCCTTGCAGAGAACATTCAAGTGTCTGCATAG
- the LOC117846476 gene encoding actin-related protein 2/3 complex subunit 3: protein MVYHSSFVDDDGITKACGCPLLPLKTHIKGPAPASDPDKADIVDEAITFFRANVFFKNFRVKSTADKLLIYLTFYINIALKRLEGCRTLAVGTKAIINLGLEKVPVPGEPGFPFPGLFTPPESQEEAELLRNYLKQIREETSGRLLNCAYRANGFPNKWWLAFAKRKFMNIVIL, encoded by the exons ATG GTTTATCACTCTAGTTTCGTTGATGATGATGGTATCACCAAAGCTTGCGGCTGTCCTTTGCTTCCACTAAAAACTCATATTAAGGGCCCAGCCCCAGCCTCTGACCCAG ATAAAGCAGACATAGTTGATGAAGCCATAACTTTCTTTCGAGCAAATGTTTTCTTCAAAAACTTCCGTGTGAAAAGCACAGCAGACAAGTTACTGATCTATCTGACATTTTACATAAATATTGCCTTGAAAAGGCTAGAAGGCTGCAGGACGTTAGCTGTTGGGACTAAGGCGATCATTAATCTGGGCTTGGAGAAAGTTCCTGTGCCTGGGGAACCAGGGTTTCCTTTCCCTGGACTTTTCACTCCTCCCGAGTCCCAGGAGGAAGCAG AACTTTTGAGGAATTATTTGAAGCAGATAAGGGAGGAAACAAGTGGAAGACTGCTCAACTGTGCATACAGAGCTAATGGCTTTCCAAACAAATGGTGGTTGGCTTTTGCGAAGAGGAAGTTCATGAACATTGTCATCCTTTAG